A portion of the Kazachstania africana CBS 2517 chromosome 2, complete genome genome contains these proteins:
- the RRP42 gene encoding exosome non-catalytic core subunit RRP42 (similar to Saccharomyces cerevisiae RRP42 (YDL111C); ancestral locus Anc_2.326), protein MPLSVAEKSYLYESLANTPSIRPDGRTPYQFRPVEVYTDFLPSSNGSSRIIASDGSECIVSVKCKVVDHTVDDDVFEIGIDIANERDDSLIVESITSLFNNVAQGIDKENLRLTKRYSFKIYLDVLVLSSFSYPVSLISFGIYTALNSTYLPKLISSFDDLEVEELPTFHDYDLIKLELKVPLVFVLAVVKDNIFVDPASNETEVADNGLIVSWTNGKIVAPIRTIALNDTFTKGFTPKLLQEGIKLIEKYANDIVRALEAL, encoded by the coding sequence ATGCCGTTATCTGTTGCCGAAAAGTCATATTTGTACGAGTCATTGGCCAACACACCTTCTATAAGACCGGATGGTAGAACGCCATATCAGTTTAGACCCGTTGAGGTGTACACTGACTTCCTTCCAAGCTCCAATGGTTCCTCTAGAATAATAGCCAGTGATGGAAGTGAGTGCATAGTGAGTGTGAAATGTAAGGTTGTTGATCATACAGTGGATGACGAtgtctttgaaattggGATTGATATTGCTAATGAAAGAGACGATTCATTAATTGTGGAGAGCATTACATCATTATTCAATAACGTTGCTCAGGGAATtgacaaagaaaatctGCGTCTAACGAAGAGGTacagtttcaaaatttaccTCGATGTTCTTGTGTTATCAAGTTTTTCATATCCAGTATCACTAATATCATTCGGTATTTATACAGCATTAAATTCCACATATTTACCCAAGttaatttcaagttttgatgatttagaGGTTGAGGAATTACCCACCTTCCACGACTACGATTTAATTAAGCTAGAATTGAAGGTACCGTTAGTCTTTGTTCTGGCGGTTGTAAAAGATAATATATTTGTTGATCCAGCATCGAACGAAACTGAAGTTGCAGATAACGGTTTAATCGTAAGTTGGACCAATGGTAAGATAGTGGCTCCAATAAGGACAATAGCATTGAATGATACATTTACTAAGGGATTCACACCGAAGCTTTTACAAGAAGGTATCAAATTGATCGAAAAGTATGCAAATGATATCGTACGAGCTTTAGAAGCTCTATAG
- the RRT6 gene encoding Rrt6p (similar to Saccharomyces cerevisiae YGL146C; ancestral locus Anc_2.327), with product MLLLFGIVVCWLLSIVHCDRSHFRVIDNTLTFKVAATKYHDDTLGPMCVNIPLPAEQVPYDYCALMVGVEDKVSFRGDTSRFGGTSDSRGKQSIDMEIHGLPSGNLIRKKRRVKNGINFVSFKRGQDDEFRFCFVNLVYDYSWNSIDVDKEVKIIFKNKRKEYLKFLKKHFTPELSIILNESVGDLRTSAENSNKTSCMMRLERQRRDLNESTYNWLFYGITLFTMTCVSSNVFILYYIRKKLKQRQPVHLHARSKSVKFGKEFTVFL from the coding sequence atGCTGCTGTTGTTTGGTATTGTGGTGTGCTGGTTACTGTCTATAGTCCATTGCGACAGATCACATTTTCGAGTTATCGATAATACACTGACATTCAAAGTAGCAGCGACTAAGTACCATGATGACACTTTGGGGCCAATGTGTGTGAACATTCCGCTTCCTGCTGAGCAAGTCCCATATGATTACTGCGCTTTAATGGTTGGTGTGGAAGATAAAGTTTCTTTCCGTGGTGACACGAGCAGATTCGGAGGGACCAGTGACTCTCGAGGAAAGCAGTCGATAGACATGGAAATACATGGATTGCCCAGTGGGAATCTTATAAGGAAGAAAAGGAGAGTGAAAAATGGCAtcaattttgtttctttcaagaGAGGTCAAGATGATGAGTTTAGATTTTGTTTCGTTAACCTTGTGTATGATTACTCTTGGAATTCCATTGATGTCGACAAAGAGGTGAAGataatttttaaaaataagagaaaAGAGTATTTAAAGTTTCTTAAAAAGCACTTTACACCTGAATTAAGTATTATTTTAAATGAATCAGTAGGTGACTTGCGCACATCTGCTGAAAATTCCAATAAGACAAGTTGTATGATGCGATTGGAAAGACAGCGACGAGATCTGAACGAAAGTACTTACAATTGGCTGTTTTACGGAATCACATTATTTACCATGACGTGTGTAAGCTCGAACGTTTTCATACTTTACTATATCAGGAAGAAACTGAAACAAAGACAGCCAGTTCATTTACATGCAAGAAGCAAGTCTGTCAAATTTGGAAAGGAATTTACGGTATTTCTTTGA
- the TIP20 gene encoding Tip20p (similar to Saccharomyces cerevisiae TIP20 (YGL145W); ancestral locus Anc_2.329) yields MPNDVTDLLNIDSIIQDIEEQRSYLSGTLNDLAAKQSQLHDEKKIINVIVDDILENPNSVDHLDKLKAKYGNLEVFEKLIQNINESEARTTASEKLSDIETDLNELCSQTEFNRDRIITIHDKIKDFESSRLNTLPDVQDKFDNNVLSPSIQGIANEFEQTLLNSRWDTNSFILSDSKSVNELKSHSSELFKLSKLYLNPKNEKLWNFECLANNFKIRFTYHFHNDPSSMIEIYFNFLNEYLKQNLYKCINIFSDEINGVSKELVHEQFINHILQPIRDKINFTLLNSNDSKNLITLISQIISTDKTLIKTFYYRGNGLVSLISKQVWEKWLAYEISTAHRQFDILVQSSNDLTDSDVNFIKLLKKINDYFEPFYELDYEPLEVYKLKTCSDIFIQLANNYLDFVLTVDSLPPQHSKEDELYQTILKLHSLNKVHSMIFQLSQNCIFIKLTALVNNLETKNYDSLFQATIKDYQDNMLNDMQNSIIHRIKKLIKESLANYFKLNSWVISLSTHDTNDAPSSEIVNTINLLNRIIYRLKSYVLPLEISINIKNEILNIIVNYFIESILKLNKFNQNGLAQLNQDLNALKKCLDIPDDLVNCQEATFLELLNLLTLKYDQQNVSQFTASSYIKNGKFDDLKEHMQLKWLNDSEIQDALYRISYGNII; encoded by the coding sequence ATGCCCAACGATGTTACAGATCTATTGAACAtagattcaataattcaaGACATAGAGGAACAACGTTCATATCTTTCTGGTACCCTGAATGATCTCGCTGCGAAGCAATCTCAGCTtcatgatgaaaagaaaataataaatgttATTGTTGATGATATCTTGGAGAATCCTAACTCAGTTGATCATCTCGATAAACTGAAAGCTAAATATGGAAATTTAGaagtatttgaaaaactaaTACAGAATATAAATGAATCGGAAGCAAGAACCACAGCTTCAGAGAAACTTAGCGATATTGAAACAGACTTGAATGAATTGTGCTCGCAAACGGAGTTCAATCGTGACAGGATTATCACCATACAtgataaaatcaaagattttgaGTCTAGTAGGCTGAATACTCTTCCTGACGTTCAGGATAAGTTTGACAACAATGTTTTATCACCTTCCATACAGGGTATTGCCAACGAATTTGAACAAACCCTTTTAAATTCCAGATGGGATACAAATAGCTTCATTTTATCGGATTCAAAATCTGTAAATGAGCTAAAATCACATTCGTCAGAACTATTCAAACTCAGTAAATTATATCTTAATccaaagaatgaaaaattatggAATTTTGAATGCTTAGCCaacaacttcaaaattagatTCACCTATCACTTCCATAATGATCCTTCATCCATgattgaaatatattttaacTTTTTAAACGAGTATTTGAAGCAAAACTTGTACAAATGCATAAACATATTTTCGGATGAGATAAATGGTGTGTCCAAAGAACTCGTACACGAGCAGTTTATAAATCATATTTTACAACCGATTAGAGATAAGATAAACTTTACATTGTTAAACTCtaatgattcaaaaaatttgattacTTTAATTTCACAAATCATATCTACTGATAAAACTTTAATCAAAACATTTTATTACCGTGGTAATGGTCTCGTATCTTTAATATCAAAGCAGGTTTGGGAAAAATGGTTAGCATACGAAATTTCAACTGCTCATAGacaatttgatatattgGTTCAATCATCAAATGACTTAACTGATTCCGATGTAAATTTCATAAAACTCTTGAAAAAGATCAACGATTACTTTGAACCATTTTATGAATTAGATTATGAACCATTAGAAGTTTACAAATTAAAGACTTGTTCGGATATTTTCATCCAACTGGCAAATAACTACTTGGATTTTGTTTTGACTGTCGATTCCCTACCACCACAACATTCAAAGGAGGATGAACTATACCAAACTATTTTAAAATTGCATAGCTTGAATAAAGTTCACAGCatgatttttcaactttcaCAAAATTGTATCTTTATAAAGTTAACTGCTTTGGTGAATAATCTTGAAACCAAAAACTATGATTCATTATTCCAAGCAACTATCAAAGATTACCAGGATAATATGTTAAACGACATGCagaattcaataattcatagaatcaaaaaattaataaaagaatcattggcaaattattttaaattAAACTCGTGGGTTATTTCGTTATCAACTCACGATACCAATGATGCACCTTCTAGTGAGATCGTCAATACCATAAACTTACTTAATAGAATAATTTATAGGCTGAAGTCATATGTGCTTCCCCTGGAGATTTCGATTAATATAAAGAATGAAATACTAAACATCATtgtgaattattttatcgaatcaattttgaaactgaaTAAATTCAACCAGAATGGATTAGCCCAGTTGAACCAAGATTTAAATGCATTAAAGAAATGCTTAGATATTCCAGATGACTTAGTAAATTGTCAGGAAGCTACATTTTTGGAACTATTGAATTTGCttactttgaaatatgaTCAGCAAAATGTTAGCCAATTCACAGCTTCAtcatatattaaaaatgggaaatttgatgatttgaaagaacATATGCAGTTAAAATGGTTGAACGATTCTGAGATTCAAGACGCATTATATAGGATATCCTATggaaatataatttaa